In one window of Enterobacteriaceae endosymbiont of Plateumaris pusilla DNA:
- the fusA gene encoding elongation factor G gives MSRITPISRYRNIGISAHIDAGKTTTTERILFYTGVNHKIGEVHDGAATMDWMEQEQERGITITSAATTAFWSGMANQYKSHRINIIDTPGHVDFTIEVERSMRILDGVVMIYCAVGGVQPQSETVWRQANKYKVPRIAFINKMDRMGANFLKVVNQIQKNLFTEAVPIQLPIGSEDKFIGVIDLIKMKAISWNDQDQGITFNYDNIPINMIKESKFWNQKLIESAVESDEKLMDKYLNGINLTEEEIKLSLRKRVLNNEITLITCGSAFKNKGVQAMLDAVIEFLPAPTDIPPIEGIIDNKQKILSIRQSNDDEPFSALAFKIANDPFVGNLTFFRVYSGTVSSGDLIFNSIKMQKERIGRIVQMHANKREEIKKVHAGDIAAAIGLKDVTTGDTLCSPEKSIILEKMEFPEPVISIAIEPKTKVDQEKMGLALNRLTKEDPSLRTWTDEESNQTIIAGMGELHLEIIVDRMKREFNVSANVGKPQVSYRETIKKDALNIEGKHIKQTGGRGQYGHVVIDISPIKIDKKNNIGYLFTNDIKGGVIPSEYISSIDKSIQEQLKSGPMAGYPVVNIAVRLHYGSYHDVDSSELAFKLAASIAFKNAFKKANPVLLEPIMKVEVETPEEYMGDVIGDLNRRRGIIEGIDNIPTGKLIRACVPLSEMFGYATDLRSYTQGRSSYSMEFLKYTEAPNNISQIIIDSRCN, from the coding sequence ATGAGTCGTATAACTCCTATATCACGTTACCGTAATATTGGTATTAGTGCACATATTGATGCAGGTAAAACTACTACTACTGAAAGGATTCTTTTTTATACTGGAGTTAATCATAAAATAGGTGAAGTACATGATGGTGCCGCTACTATGGATTGGATGGAACAAGAACAAGAAAGAGGAATTACTATTACATCTGCGGCTACTACAGCTTTCTGGTCAGGAATGGCTAACCAATATAAATCACATAGAATTAATATTATTGATACACCTGGACATGTTGATTTTACAATTGAAGTAGAAAGATCTATGAGAATTTTAGATGGAGTAGTAATGATTTATTGCGCTGTTGGAGGTGTTCAACCACAATCAGAAACAGTATGGAGACAAGCAAATAAATATAAAGTTCCAAGAATAGCATTTATAAATAAAATGGATCGAATGGGTGCCAATTTTTTAAAAGTTGTTAACCAAATTCAAAAAAATTTATTTACAGAAGCTGTTCCAATACAATTACCTATTGGATCAGAAGATAAATTTATTGGTGTTATAGATTTAATTAAAATGAAAGCAATAAGTTGGAATGATCAAGATCAAGGTATAACTTTTAATTATGATAATATACCTATAAATATGATAAAAGAATCAAAATTTTGGAATCAAAAATTAATTGAATCAGCTGTAGAATCAGATGAAAAATTAATGGATAAATATTTAAATGGAATAAATCTTACTGAAGAAGAAATAAAATTATCTTTAAGAAAAAGAGTATTAAATAATGAAATTACTTTAATAACTTGTGGCTCTGCTTTTAAAAATAAAGGAGTACAAGCAATGTTAGATGCAGTAATTGAATTTTTACCAGCACCAACTGATATACCTCCTATAGAAGGAATTATAGATAATAAACAAAAAATATTATCTATTCGTCAATCAAATGATGATGAACCTTTTTCTGCATTAGCTTTTAAAATAGCAAATGATCCATTTGTTGGTAACTTAACATTTTTTAGAGTATATTCTGGTACAGTAAGTAGTGGTGATTTAATTTTTAATTCTATTAAAATGCAAAAAGAACGAATTGGAAGAATTGTACAAATGCACGCTAATAAACGTGAAGAAATTAAAAAAGTTCATGCTGGCGATATTGCTGCTGCAATTGGTTTAAAAGATGTTACTACAGGAGATACATTATGTTCACCTGAAAAAAGTATTATTCTTGAAAAAATGGAATTTCCAGAACCTGTAATTTCTATTGCAATAGAACCTAAAACTAAAGTTGATCAAGAAAAAATGGGATTAGCATTAAATAGATTAACAAAGGAAGATCCATCATTACGTACTTGGACTGACGAAGAAAGTAATCAAACTATAATTGCTGGTATGGGTGAACTTCATTTAGAAATTATAGTTGATAGGATGAAAAGAGAATTTAATGTATCTGCTAATGTTGGTAAACCTCAAGTATCTTATCGTGAAACTATAAAAAAAGATGCATTAAACATAGAAGGTAAGCATATTAAACAAACTGGTGGAAGAGGACAATATGGTCATGTTGTTATAGATATATCTCCAATAAAAATTGATAAAAAAAATAACATAGGATACTTATTTACTAACGATATAAAAGGTGGTGTAATACCTAGTGAATATATTTCTTCTATAGATAAAAGTATTCAAGAACAATTAAAATCAGGACCAATGGCTGGATATCCAGTTGTAAATATAGCAGTTAGATTGCATTATGGATCATATCATGATGTAGATTCCTCAGAATTAGCATTTAAATTAGCTGCTTCAATTGCATTTAAAAATGCATTTAAAAAAGCTAATCCAGTATTATTAGAACCTATTATGAAAGTAGAAGTAGAAACTCCTGAAGAATATATGGGAGATGTAATAGGAGACTTAAATCGTAGAAGAGGAATTATAGAAGGAATAGATAATATTCCAACTGGTAAATTAATACGTGCTTGTGTACCATTATCTGAAATGTTTGGTTATGCTACTGATTTACGTTCTTATACTCAAGGAAGATCATCTTATTCTATGGAATTTTTAAAATATACAGAAGCACCTAATAATATTTCACAAATTATTATTGATTCTAGGTGTAACTAA
- a CDS encoding phospholipase D-like domain-containing protein, translating to MNIKKIIVLLIFIFFKINLVNATHIDVLFTPNKKTLPLIINLINNAKNEILIAAYTFTNKNLALALLKASNKGIKIYIIVDAKNNINRYTAINYLTNKTNNIHIRMNNNYVIMHNKFIIIDKSTVETGSLNYSSNAIKRNAENIIIIYDSKKIADIYNKQFLKLWKESTIKIS from the coding sequence ATGAACATAAAAAAAATTATAGTTTTATTAATTTTTATTTTTTTTAAAATTAATTTAGTTAATGCAACTCATATTGATGTACTATTTACTCCAAATAAAAAAACATTACCATTAATAATTAATCTTATTAATAATGCTAAAAATGAAATATTAATAGCTGCCTATACATTTACTAATAAAAATTTAGCATTAGCATTATTAAAAGCAAGTAATAAAGGAATTAAAATTTATATAATTGTTGATGCTAAAAATAATATTAATCGTTATACTGCAATAAATTATTTAACAAATAAAACTAATAATATTCATATTAGAATGAATAATAATTATGTTATTATGCATAATAAATTTATTATTATAGATAAATCTACAGTTGAAACAGGTTCTTTAAATTATTCATCTAACGCAATAAAACGTAATGCAGAAAATATAATTATAATTTATGATTCTAAAAAAATAGCTGACATATACAACAAACAATTTTTAAAATTATGGAAAGAAAGTACAATTAAAATAAGTTAA
- the asd gene encoding aspartate-semialdehyde dehydrogenase, with protein MKNVGFIGWRGIVGSVLLERMIKKKDFDYINTIFFTTSQFGQLIPFNIQNKCKILQNAYDIEILSSLDIIITCQGSQYTNKIYSKLRLIGWNGFWIDASSYLRTSINSVIILDPINLNLIKKKIDIGIKTFVGGNCTVSLMLMALGGLFQDNLIEWLSVSTYQAASGAGSNFMRELLLQMKFISEIPNFTKNYTNILDIDKKISKNIKKNNFPQKYFSVPLAGSLIPWIDKKVNDGQTKEEWKGQFETNKILNTKNIIPIDGICVRIGTLRSHSQSFTIKLKQQLSLDNIQNIIKSHNKWVKVIPNDMNNTINNLTPVAVSGKLDIPIGRIKKLNIDKNCFSAFSVGDQLLWGAAEPLRRMLKLLLDY; from the coding sequence ATGAAAAATGTAGGATTTATTGGTTGGAGAGGTATTGTTGGATCAGTTTTATTAGAAAGAATGATAAAAAAAAAAGATTTTGATTATATCAATACAATATTTTTTACTACATCCCAATTTGGACAATTAATTCCTTTTAATATTCAAAATAAATGTAAAATTTTACAAAATGCTTATGATATTGAAATATTATCATCTTTAGATATAATTATTACATGTCAAGGTAGTCAATATACAAATAAAATATATTCTAAATTACGTTTAATTGGTTGGAATGGTTTTTGGATAGATGCTTCATCTTATTTAAGAACTTCTATAAATTCTGTAATTATATTAGATCCTATAAATTTAAATCTTATTAAAAAAAAAATAGATATTGGAATAAAAACTTTTGTAGGAGGTAATTGTACTGTTAGTTTAATGTTAATGGCATTAGGAGGATTATTTCAAGATAATTTAATTGAATGGCTATCTGTTTCAACATATCAAGCTGCATCAGGTGCAGGATCAAATTTTATGAGGGAACTTTTATTACAAATGAAATTTATATCTGAAATACCAAATTTTACAAAAAATTATACAAATATTTTAGATATCGATAAAAAAATTTCTAAAAATATTAAAAAGAATAACTTTCCACAAAAATATTTTTCTGTTCCATTAGCTGGAAGTTTAATTCCATGGATAGATAAAAAAGTTAATGATGGACAAACAAAAGAAGAATGGAAAGGTCAATTTGAAACTAATAAAATTTTAAATACAAAAAATATTATTCCTATAGATGGTATTTGTGTACGAATAGGAACTCTAAGATCACATAGTCAATCTTTTACTATAAAACTTAAACAACAATTATCATTAGATAATATACAAAATATTATAAAATCTCATAATAAATGGGTTAAAGTTATACCTAATGATATGAATAATACTATAAATAATTTAACTCCAGTAGCAGTAAGTGGTAAATTAGATATTCCTATTGGAAGGATAAAAAAATTGAATATAGATAAAAATTGTTTTTCAGCATTTTCTGTAGGTGATCAATTACTTTGGGGTGCAGCTGAACCATTAAGAAGAATGTTAAAATTATTACTTGATTATTAA
- the rplK gene encoding 50S ribosomal protein L11, whose translation MAKKIKTYVKLQVSAGIANPSPPIGPALGQHGVNIMDFCKKFNVQTSNLEKGMPIPVIITIYSDRSFSFITKTPPASFLIKKAIGIKSGSSKPKLEKIGKITHDQIRQIAKLKSVDMTGINIEAMMLSIEGTALSMGLVIED comes from the coding sequence ATGGCAAAAAAAATTAAAACTTATGTTAAATTACAAGTTTCAGCAGGTATTGCTAATCCTAGTCCACCTATTGGACCTGCATTAGGACAACATGGAGTTAATATAATGGATTTTTGTAAAAAATTTAACGTTCAAACTAGTAATTTAGAAAAAGGTATGCCTATTCCTGTTATAATTACTATTTATTCAGATCGTTCTTTTTCATTTATTACTAAAACACCTCCTGCATCATTTTTAATAAAAAAAGCGATAGGAATTAAATCTGGTTCTAGTAAACCAAAATTAGAAAAAATAGGTAAAATAACTCATGATCAAATTCGTCAGATAGCAAAATTAAAATCTGTAGATATGACAGGAATAAATATTGAAGCAATGATGCTTTCTATAGAAGGAACAGCTCTTTCTATGGGTTTAGTGATAGAGGATTAA
- the secE gene encoding preprotein translocase subunit SecE: protein MINNLRFKGSKHILNFLKWTISLFLFISIIVYDYLYQNVEFPIRIIIICPILILIIFIILSTDKGKKIFLFIRESRIETRKVIWPTYKETLHITSIVIIITLIISIIIWGLDNILIYLISFLTNMRL from the coding sequence ATGATTAATAATTTAAGATTTAAAGGGAGTAAACACATTTTAAATTTTTTAAAATGGACTATTAGTCTATTTTTATTTATTTCAATTATAGTATATGATTATTTATATCAAAATGTAGAATTTCCTATTAGAATAATAATTATTTGCCCTATATTAATTTTAATAATTTTTATTATATTATCTACTGATAAAGGAAAAAAAATATTTTTATTTATTCGTGAATCACGTATAGAAACACGCAAAGTAATTTGGCCAACTTATAAGGAAACTTTACACATAACTTCAATTGTTATAATAATTACTTTAATTATATCAATAATTATTTGGGGACTTGATAACATTTTAATTTATTTAATATCTTTTTTAACTAATATGAGATTATAA
- the rplA gene encoding 50S ribosomal protein L1, which translates to MVKQTKRMTNMYSKINQNKKFSIDEAINKLKKLSTVHFIESIDIAVQLGIDSRKSEQNIRNNIILPHGTGKNIKIAVFAYGIKAIEAKEAGADLVGMEDLAIKIKNGEKKINVVITIPEAMDLVRKLAPILGPRGIMPNPKLGTITKNIKETITKIKNGQITFRNDKNGIIHTNVGKINFDNYKIKENIEYIINVLKKYKPAQVKGNFIKKIYISSTMGISIDITTSLINI; encoded by the coding sequence ATGGTTAAACAAACAAAACGTATGACTAATATGTATAGTAAAATTAATCAAAATAAAAAATTTTCTATTGATGAAGCTATTAATAAATTAAAAAAACTTAGTACAGTTCATTTTATTGAAAGTATTGATATTGCAGTTCAATTAGGAATAGATTCAAGAAAATCAGAACAAAACATTAGAAATAATATTATTTTACCTCATGGAACAGGAAAAAATATAAAAATTGCTGTATTTGCTTATGGAATTAAAGCAATAGAAGCTAAAGAAGCAGGTGCAGATTTAGTTGGTATGGAAGATTTAGCAATAAAAATTAAAAATGGTGAAAAAAAAATTAATGTAGTAATAACTATTCCCGAAGCAATGGATTTAGTTAGAAAATTAGCTCCTATTTTAGGTCCACGTGGGATAATGCCTAATCCTAAATTAGGAACTATTACTAAAAATATAAAAGAAACCATAACAAAAATTAAAAACGGACAAATTACTTTTCGTAATGATAAAAATGGTATTATTCATACTAATGTAGGAAAAATTAATTTTGATAATTATAAAATAAAAGAAAATATAGAATATATAATAAATGTTCTAAAAAAATATAAACCAGCACAAGTAAAAGGAAATTTTATCAAAAAAATATATATTTCATCAACAATGGGAATATCTATTGATATAACAACGTCTTTAATAAATATTTAA
- the tusD gene encoding sulfurtransferase complex subunit TusD — translation MIFSLLVMGSPYGTQNSYSAYFFTNAVIKENHCIKNIFFYRDGVFNANKYIKLDDYKLNLINSWKYLSDKYNINLYFCISSARKRGIIMDNKSILKNQLSNDLIKNKFKIASLSILAKSILTCDRLIQF, via the coding sequence ATGATCTTTTCATTATTAGTAATGGGTTCACCTTATGGTACTCAAAATTCATATTCAGCATATTTTTTTACAAATGCAGTAATTAAAGAAAATCATTGTATAAAAAATATTTTTTTTTATCGTGATGGTGTATTTAATGCTAATAAATATATTAAATTAGATGATTATAAATTAAATTTAATTAATTCTTGGAAATATTTAAGTGATAAATATAATATAAATTTATATTTTTGTATTTCTTCTGCAAGAAAAAGAGGAATTATTATGGATAATAAAAGTATTTTAAAAAATCAATTAAGTAATGATTTAATAAAAAATAAATTCAAAATAGCAAGTTTAAGTATATTAGCTAAATCTATATTAACTTGTGATCGTTTAATACAATTTTAA
- the tuf gene encoding elongation factor Tu: protein MSKEKFKRSKPHINVGTIGHVDHGKTTLTAAITTVLSKKYGGSAKAFDQIDNAPEEKERGITINTSHVEYDTKYRHYAHVDCPGHADYVKNMITGAAQMDGAILVVAATDGPMPQTREHILLARQVGVPYIVVFLNKCDLVDDEELLELVEMEIRDLLTQYDFPGEKTPIIHGSALKALEGDIIWEKKIIELSNCLDNYIPEPKRAIEQPFLLPIEDVFSISGRGTVVTGRVERGIIKVGEEVEIVGIRDTVKSTCTGVEMFRKLLDEGRAGENVGILLRGIKREEIERGQVLAKPGSIKPHTQFESEVYVLSKDEGGRHTAFFKGYRPQFYFRTTDVTGTIELSEEIEMVMPGDNIKMTVTLINPIAMTDGLRFAIREGGRTVGAGVVTKILK, encoded by the coding sequence ATGTCTAAAGAAAAATTTAAACGTTCTAAACCACATATTAATGTAGGTACTATAGGACATGTTGATCATGGTAAAACAACTTTAACAGCAGCTATTACAACTGTGTTATCTAAAAAATATGGTGGTTCAGCTAAAGCTTTCGATCAAATAGATAATGCTCCAGAAGAAAAAGAAAGAGGTATTACTATTAATACTTCTCATGTAGAATATGATACAAAATATCGTCATTATGCACATGTTGACTGTCCTGGACATGCAGATTATGTAAAAAATATGATTACTGGAGCAGCTCAGATGGATGGAGCTATATTAGTAGTTGCAGCTACAGATGGTCCTATGCCTCAAACAAGAGAACATATTTTATTAGCAAGACAAGTAGGAGTACCTTATATTGTTGTTTTTCTTAATAAATGTGACTTAGTTGATGATGAAGAATTACTAGAATTAGTAGAAATGGAAATACGTGATTTATTAACTCAATATGATTTTCCAGGAGAAAAAACTCCAATAATTCATGGTTCTGCTCTTAAAGCATTAGAAGGAGATATAATTTGGGAAAAGAAAATTATTGAATTATCAAATTGTTTAGATAATTATATACCTGAACCTAAAAGAGCTATTGAACAACCTTTTTTATTACCAATTGAAGATGTTTTTTCTATTTCTGGAAGAGGTACAGTTGTAACTGGAAGGGTAGAAAGAGGAATAATTAAAGTAGGAGAAGAAGTAGAAATTGTTGGTATTAGAGATACCGTAAAATCTACTTGTACAGGAGTTGAAATGTTTCGTAAATTATTAGATGAAGGTCGTGCTGGAGAAAATGTAGGAATTTTACTAAGAGGAATTAAAAGAGAAGAAATTGAAAGAGGTCAAGTTTTAGCTAAACCAGGATCTATAAAACCTCATACTCAATTTGAATCAGAAGTATATGTTTTATCCAAAGATGAAGGTGGAAGACATACTGCTTTTTTTAAAGGTTATCGTCCTCAGTTTTATTTTAGAACTACTGATGTAACTGGAACTATAGAATTATCAGAAGAAATTGAGATGGTAATGCCAGGTGATAATATTAAAATGACTGTCACTTTAATAAATCCTATTGCTATGACTGATGGTTTAAGATTTGCTATTCGTGAAGGAGGAAGAACTGTTGGTGCAGGAGTTGTTACTAAAATATTAAAATAA
- the nusG gene encoding transcription termination/antitermination protein NusG, giving the protein MTKSIKKRWYVIQARSGFENRVAKSLKEHININNMDDLFGEILIPTEEVVEIRSGQRYKSERKFFPGYILINMIMKDISWHLVRSVPRVLGFVGGTSDNPSPISNKEIDIIKSRLQQIGDKPRPKILFEAGEMIRVNDGPFSDFNGVVEEVDYEKSRLKVSVSIFGRATPVDLDFNQVEKG; this is encoded by the coding sequence ATGACAAAATCTATAAAAAAAAGATGGTATGTAATTCAAGCTCGATCTGGATTTGAAAATCGTGTAGCAAAATCTCTAAAAGAACATATTAATATTAATAATATGGATGATCTTTTTGGAGAAATTTTAATACCTACTGAAGAAGTCGTAGAAATTCGTAGTGGACAACGTTATAAAAGTGAACGTAAATTTTTTCCTGGTTATATTTTAATTAATATGATTATGAAAGATATTAGTTGGCATTTAGTTCGTAGTGTTCCTAGAGTATTAGGTTTTGTAGGAGGTACTTCTGATAATCCATCACCTATTAGTAATAAAGAAATAGATATAATAAAAAGTCGTCTTCAACAAATTGGAGATAAACCAAGACCAAAAATATTATTTGAAGCTGGGGAAATGATTCGTGTAAATGATGGTCCTTTTTCTGATTTTAATGGTGTTGTTGAAGAAGTTGATTACGAAAAAAGTCGTTTGAAAGTATCAGTATCAATTTTTGGTAGAGCAACACCTGTTGATCTAGATTTTAATCAAGTAGAAAAAGGATAA
- the rpsG gene encoding 30S ribosomal protein S7 has protein sequence MSRRRIISQRKILPDPKFESNLLAKFINILMVNGKKSIAESIVYSALKSIAKNVGKNELDTFLDALENVKPMVEVKSRRVGGSTYQVPVEVRPTRRNTLAMRWLVDAARKRNDKSMSLRLAHEISDAIENKGNAVKKKEEVHRMAEANKAFAHYRW, from the coding sequence ATGTCTCGTAGACGTATAATTAGTCAACGTAAAATATTACCAGATCCTAAATTTGAATCAAATTTACTTGCTAAATTTATTAATATATTAATGGTTAATGGAAAAAAATCTATAGCAGAATCTATTGTTTATTCAGCTTTAAAATCAATAGCTAAAAATGTTGGTAAAAATGAATTAGATACTTTTTTAGATGCATTAGAAAATGTAAAACCTATGGTAGAAGTAAAATCTCGTCGAGTAGGAGGATCAACTTATCAAGTTCCAGTAGAAGTTAGACCTACACGAAGAAACACATTAGCAATGCGTTGGTTAGTAGATGCTGCAAGAAAAAGAAATGATAAATCCATGTCATTAAGATTAGCTCATGAGATATCTGATGCTATAGAAAATAAAGGTAATGCAGTCAAAAAAAAAGAAGAAGTACATCGTATGGCTGAAGCTAATAAAGCTTTTGCTCATTATCGTTGGTAA
- the rpsL gene encoding 30S ribosomal protein S12, translating to MATVNQLVRKQRIRKIIKGNVPALSSCPQKRGVCIKVYTTTPKKPNSALRKVCRVRLTNGFEVTSYIPGEGHNLQEHSVVLIRGGRVKDLPGVRYHTIRGALDCSGVKERKKGRSKYGVKKSK from the coding sequence ATGGCAACAGTAAATCAATTGGTTCGAAAACAACGAATTCGTAAAATTATTAAAGGTAATGTTCCTGCTTTAAGTTCATGCCCTCAAAAAAGAGGTGTTTGTATTAAAGTATACACAACAACACCTAAAAAACCAAATTCAGCATTAAGAAAAGTTTGTAGAGTTCGTTTAACTAATGGATTTGAAGTTACTTCTTATATACCAGGAGAAGGACATAATTTACAAGAACATTCTGTAGTATTAATTAGAGGAGGTAGAGTAAAAGATTTACCAGGTGTTAGATATCATACAATTAGAGGAGCATTGGATTGTTCCGGTGTAAAAGAAAGAAAAAAAGGACGCTCTAAATATGGTGTAAAAAAATCTAAATAA
- the fkpA gene encoding FKBP-type peptidyl-prolyl cis-trans isomerase → MKFFTKKISIFLIIFILAISLNLPVEASVYKNIKLKNNNKKETINKSINPFNIKKKGYFHNKKEQHSYAMGIIIGKYLQHSFQEQRKVNILLNKKFVIQGIIDCINNSVRITERELILILKDFELEVKNSANNKMKEEARKNSIIGKKYIAKFLKEKNTKKSKTGLVYQIQKIGYGKRKLKSNSNDIVVVHYKGTLVDGTMFDSSYSRKNPLSIHFQEMIAGWKEALQYITKGGKIKIIVPPSLGYGHNLIPGIPVNSTLIFEIELLDIKDSFIKNKSK, encoded by the coding sequence ATGAAATTTTTTACTAAAAAAATATCAATATTTTTAATTATATTTATTTTAGCTATAAGTTTAAATTTACCTGTTGAAGCATCAGTATATAAAAATATTAAATTGAAAAATAATAATAAAAAAGAAACAATAAATAAATCAATTAATCCATTTAATATTAAAAAAAAAGGTTATTTTCATAATAAAAAAGAACAACATTCTTATGCAATGGGAATTATAATAGGAAAATATTTACAACATTCTTTTCAAGAACAACGAAAAGTTAATATTTTATTAAATAAAAAATTTGTTATTCAAGGAATAATTGATTGTATAAATAATAGTGTTCGAATAACTGAAAGAGAATTGATTTTAATTCTTAAAGATTTTGAGTTAGAAGTAAAAAATTCTGCTAATAATAAAATGAAAGAAGAAGCAAGAAAAAATAGTATTATAGGAAAAAAATATATTGCAAAATTTTTAAAAGAAAAAAATACAAAAAAAAGTAAAACAGGATTAGTATACCAAATACAAAAAATAGGATATGGAAAAAGAAAATTAAAAAGTAATAGTAATGATATTGTAGTTGTTCATTATAAAGGAACATTAGTTGATGGAACTATGTTTGATAGTTCATATTCTAGAAAAAATCCATTATCCATTCATTTTCAAGAAATGATTGCTGGATGGAAAGAAGCACTACAATATATTACAAAAGGTGGAAAAATTAAAATTATTGTACCTCCTAGTTTAGGATATGGACATAATTTAATTCCAGGAATTCCTGTAAATTCTACTTTAATATTTGAAATTGAATTATTAGATATTAAAGATTCTTTCATTAAAAATAAAAGTAAATAA
- the tusC gene encoding sulfurtransferase complex subunit TusC produces MNKIAFIFSQAPYGNNSGQEGLDTIISISSFHEDIALFFIGDGIFQIIAKQKPEKILFPNYSISFSILNICNINDYFICSDSLKRLGLKNFDKKKYWTVPIKIIDSLFWKKKLNNYDKILHF; encoded by the coding sequence ATGAATAAAATAGCTTTTATTTTTTCTCAAGCTCCATATGGTAATAATTCTGGTCAAGAAGGATTAGATACTATAATTTCTATATCCTCATTTCATGAGGATATAGCATTATTTTTTATAGGAGATGGTATTTTTCAAATAATAGCTAAACAAAAACCAGAAAAAATATTGTTTCCTAATTATAGTATTAGTTTTAGTATTTTAAATATTTGTAATATAAATGATTATTTTATTTGTTCTGATTCTTTAAAAAGATTAGGTTTAAAAAATTTTGATAAAAAAAAATATTGGACAGTACCTATAAAAATTATTGATTCTTTATTTTGGAAAAAAAAACTTAATAATTATGATAAAATTTTACATTTTTAA
- the tusB gene encoding sulfurtransferase complex subunit TusB, whose protein sequence is MLYTLFNSPSSCNFSLLLKYISENDDLILIQDGVLAGLKNSFSMKKIIKVKNKIPFHIFGIKNDIESRGLLNIISKKIIQIEYKDFVSLTIKNKQQIFW, encoded by the coding sequence ATGTTATATACTTTATTTAATTCACCATCATCTTGTAATTTTTCTTTACTTTTAAAGTATATAAGTGAAAATGATGATTTAATTTTAATTCAGGATGGTGTTTTAGCTGGTTTAAAAAATAGTTTTTCAATGAAAAAAATAATAAAAGTTAAAAATAAGATTCCATTTCATATTTTTGGTATAAAAAATGATATAGAGTCAAGAGGATTATTAAATATAATATCTAAGAAAATAATACAAATAGAATATAAAGATTTTGTATCTTTAACAATAAAAAATAAACAACAAATATTTTGGTAA